The Pecten maximus chromosome 12, xPecMax1.1, whole genome shotgun sequence genome includes a region encoding these proteins:
- the LOC117339946 gene encoding fibroblast growth factor receptor 4-like, with translation MKPENIDIVVFILMNFINFLPVATLQPRGPPKMVDMPTTDLEYKEGETMRISCLMTSKPRPILYWYRHGRQMWHHHDPRYNISRTVLIISSLNLNDSGEYSCRGINQYGLKEVIFTLNVLSDNKEEKDLQQLTIVPSNLTATLGQSIKLVCSLILDQDAPEYVSWVKRDSLDQFISNDTIIQTSVSYTNESPQLYLPNLSYDDEGLYTCIIINEGVEHCHTWLWISPESVHQSTESQAVNENRLVVVYVIVPLVAVVAIAVIGILIYRKWKATRLSHQGITYFTVEKTSDSTRDLVT, from the exons atgAAACcagaaaatattgacattgtggtcttcattctgatgaattttattaattttttaccAGTAGCAACATTACAACCCAGAG GTCCGCCCAAGATGGTCGATATGCCGACCACAGATCTTGAATATAAGGAGGGGGAGACGATGAGAATCAGCTGTCTCATGACGTCCAAACCCCGCCCAATTCTGTACTGGTACAGACATGGACGCCAAATGTGGCACCACCATGATCCAAG GTACAACATATCACGGACTGTGCTGATTATTTCGTCTTTAAACTTAAATGATTCCGGCGAGTACTCCTGTCGTGGTATCAACCAGTATGGCCTCAAGGAAGTCATATTTACGTTGAATGTTTTGTCAG ATAACAAAGAAGAAAAGGACTTGCAGCAGCTGACCATTGTCCCCTCCAACTTGACCGCTACGCTGGGACAATCCATCAAACTTGTGTGCAGCCTCATTCTGGATCAGGATGCACCAGAATATGTGTCATGGGTCAAGCGTGATTCTCTCGACCAGTTCATCTCCAATGAtactatcatacag ACGAGCGTGTCGTACACTAATGAATCGCCTCAACTGTACCTACCAAATCTTTCTTATGATGATGAAGgtttatacacctgtatcatCATTAACGAGGGAGTGGAGCATTGTCACACCTGGCTTTGGATCTCACCTGAATCAG TGCATCAATCTACAGAAAGTCAAGCAGTCAACGAGAATAGATTGGTGGTCGTGTATGTCATTGTACCGTTGGTGGCAGTCGTCGCTATTGCAGTTATAGGAATTCTGATCTATCGAAAATGGAAGGCAACAAGATTATCACATCAGGGCATAACATATTTTACTGTAGAGAAAACATCGGACAGTACACGAGATTTGGTGACGTAG